A genomic stretch from Streptosporangiales bacterium includes:
- a CDS encoding YebC/PmpR family DNA-binding transcriptional regulator: MSGHSKWATTKHKKAVVDARRGKLFAKLTKNVEVAARLGGADLSGNPTLYDAVQKAKKSSVPNDNIDRAIKRGAGLEAGGAQYETIMYEGYAPGGVAVLIECLTDNRNRAASDVRTAVTRNGGSMGDPGSVAYMFSRKGVVVVPKSGDLSEDEILDAVLDAGAEEVNDLDEAFEVVSEAGEVVGVRTALQEAGIDYESAEASFVPSVTVPLDESNAKQVFRLIEALEDSDDVQNVYANFDVSDEVMEKVG; this comes from the coding sequence GTGTCAGGTCACTCCAAGTGGGCTACCACGAAGCACAAGAAGGCCGTCGTCGACGCGCGGCGCGGCAAGCTCTTCGCGAAGCTCACCAAGAACGTCGAGGTCGCCGCGCGGCTGGGTGGCGCCGACCTCTCCGGTAACCCGACCCTCTACGACGCCGTGCAGAAGGCCAAGAAGAGCTCGGTGCCCAACGACAACATCGACCGGGCGATCAAGCGCGGCGCCGGGCTCGAGGCCGGAGGCGCCCAGTACGAGACGATCATGTACGAGGGCTACGCGCCCGGCGGTGTCGCCGTGCTCATCGAGTGCCTGACCGACAACCGCAACCGCGCGGCGTCCGACGTGCGTACGGCGGTCACCCGCAACGGCGGCTCGATGGGTGACCCGGGCTCCGTCGCGTACATGTTCAGCCGCAAGGGCGTCGTGGTCGTGCCGAAGTCCGGCGATCTGTCCGAGGACGAGATCCTCGACGCCGTCCTCGACGCCGGCGCGGAGGAGGTCAACGACCTCGACGAGGCGTTCGAGGTGGTCTCGGAGGCGGGCGAGGTGGTCGGCGTGCGCACCGCGCTGCAGGAGGCCGGCATCGACTACGAGTCGGCCGAGGCGAGCTTCGTCCCGAGCGTCACCGTCCCGCTCGACGAGTCCAACGCCAAGCAGGTCTTCCGGCTCATCGAGGCCCTCGAGGACAGCGACGACGTCCAGAACGTCTACGCCAACTTCGACGTGTCCGACGAGGTCATGGAGAAGGTCGGCTGA
- the ruvC gene encoding crossover junction endodeoxyribonuclease RuvC produces MRVLGVDPGLTRCGLAVVDGAPGRKPVLCEVGVVRTPAGHELGERLVAIEAVVEEWLDRWQPGAVAVERVFSQHNVRTVMGTAQAGAVAVLGAARRGLPVAFHTPSEVKASITGSGRADKAQVGLMVARLLSLAEAPAPADASDAAALAICHLWRGAGQARVAAARKAAVGRAS; encoded by the coding sequence TTGCGTGTGCTCGGGGTCGATCCTGGGCTGACCCGGTGCGGGCTCGCCGTCGTCGACGGCGCTCCCGGACGCAAGCCGGTGCTCTGCGAGGTCGGCGTCGTCCGTACGCCTGCCGGTCACGAGCTCGGCGAGCGGCTGGTGGCGATCGAGGCCGTGGTCGAGGAGTGGCTCGACCGGTGGCAGCCGGGTGCGGTCGCGGTGGAGCGCGTGTTCAGCCAGCACAACGTCCGCACCGTCATGGGCACCGCCCAGGCGGGTGCGGTTGCCGTGCTCGGCGCGGCGCGGCGCGGGCTGCCGGTCGCGTTCCACACCCCGAGTGAGGTGAAGGCGTCGATCACCGGCAGCGGCCGGGCCGACAAGGCGCAGGTGGGCCTCATGGTCGCGCGGCTGCTGTCGCTGGCCGAGGCGCCGGCGCCGGCGGACGCGTCCGACGCCGCCGCGCTCGCCATCTGTCATCTCTGGCGGGGAGCGGGTCAGGCGCGGGTCGCCGCCGCCCGCAAGGCCGCGGTGGGGAGAGCATCGTGA